A single window of Toxoplasma gondii ME49 chromosome Ib, whole genome shotgun sequence DNA harbors:
- a CDS encoding hypothetical protein (encoded by transcript TGME49_207720) — protein sequence MGGRPGEGNRGSGASCGPSVQGSLPGRTLPAARHVEKKRKHLMEEREAEQFFGGVSSLQDAGKHPSLSLQKARLVRSSLFRMQLDKLAKAARGNVPARLFVAGADRGGSRMTGDAKTDEECSDADPTELRQKQRKKQRQASMGARGRGEDSEETEAIAAFLVYLRQMLREAPTDEVSFEKEPGRNIQSRPLTPLLASVSSTSAFASVSADLAGFRFDAPTGVKVVGSFPLGLMSSFDKNVDVAVEMPAHMFQNKDYLNYRYLAKRSAYVERLYRHVRASLSAHFPSSLSHKSTAACPETARRVGLLAPFSVPRVALQLWQGEAAKPILVIGFASRGSPSTEDASAPQTPKRMQLSPPDLSAWTVRLLFTPASPLFKEHLLAPTRNCVRAPTFCLRDEGVSAEQEQSEGLPPTPYYNGLVLEDLRMQVRQKRMHQCCQEFGEAFRDAVQILKVWASRGGRSLFALPPSRKGVAESGERRAVPATGVDGATLAMLCGHVCASHRDVASSASAHDIFVLTLSFLSTADFLSSYYVFGHSQTFPRARLQVAPRSDGPAVLSPSVSSSVSSSVSSSKDEGTLGRLSLASGVVAEALLFDGDDCIHNLLWRMQLHMAELQQLARSSLRAVESLKDPFDALFAPVSAACAAERERRSEGQEAHAEQKERGTAAPTGKADAETVQLGLLLDNDFHVNLPHIPTPADIRAALHPEASVPLHDYFSYRERPEQTVGGVPGDKASSSGVYGLPGEAAAKEVKRDAGVSERDILRALDEGAKWESPSLRLLAASLLRVLVRALGDRVQSIQMRFTYPTFTALREASTRKEGSKKNGGVDTLEATVFGNMPFTWQDGFEDALLDNKVTPGLLLSLRLNGASATRTLDRGPPAAVAGGVDEAVESFKAFWGAGKVELRRFQDAQILNTVLWRGAVVSPASPSHFFSRTACATTEGGLSPPHVEIISYALRRHFPTLFLLRGEGAGPGEAETQNSEAHEKHERHAKKDGGHSETVPRPPVLCWLQGSPLTISGGAPVKDREVHKALLQAFSELKNTICSLSGVPLTVKQARSTSPALRYFDLPVNISPVPASAEAGAEHGMRTVHPVVLEFESSSGWPEDPLAIRKIKTAFLLAMQSELLSDYGISGTVTEDFLDVEVTSFIFRLSIFHPADVLAAGAVYAEPTSEPLARHLKGLPERLVGLGSHAGDSLRAANGSARGLCNADSLSGEQEASDKDNKVAEIVSLLTADDEDGSAARKNGLDFLGLALLSGVESDAKRLMKQEMQSLQQLRHLWWEPQIAGVLQACAMRFPAFGGSVWLVWRWLGEMQLPGLFRVAEHLTATVFVDHRRHGFAAPPQSPQVAFLRFLHLVANFEWRSRPLRVCFDVDTPLNAEQERLSDASFDRFRLYPTIHTVFDPHGFLIPTPEPATFDRFVQNARSALLKLSGTLSRPSTTADVWREVFTPDLRSFDIVLSLVDPLRAHAGAASKKVSHKRYANVESIHTTDNAMSLCGLEMPACRRRYLFLRLISQLREAYSDALILAYNPVAASLMAGGMPAFLALKIRPGPLIMRRADPAVLLPLCGIQTNDGGSDSEEEHTDAEECVKRKNPKQSCSFELTVNPVLLVSSLMSMAHGLVESVHVLT from the exons ATGGGGGGACGGCCAGGTGAGGGGAATCGAGGCTCCGGGGCTTCATGTGGACCGTCAGTTCAGGGCTCGCTTCCCGGGAGAACGCTTCCGGCGGCGCGGCACgtggaaaaaaaacgcaagcATTTGATGGAAGAGCGGGAGGCGGAGCAGTTTTTCGGCGGTGTGTCTTCGCTGCAAGATGCGGGCAAGCATCCatccctttctctgcagaaggcGCGGCTTGTccggtcttctctgtttcgcatGCAACTCGACAAACTCGCGAAAGCCGCTCGAGGGAACGTGCCTGCCAGGCTTTTTGTGGCCGGAGCCGACCGAGGCGGCTCGCGCATGACTGGTGACGCGAAGACCGATGAAGAGTGCAGCGACGCGGATCCGACAGAGCTgcgacagaagcagcgaaagaagcaACGTCAAGCCTCCATGGGCGCGCGCGGCAGGGGAGAAGACtctgaggaaacagaggcgaTTGCAGCCTTCCTCGTGTACCTCCGACAGATGCTgagagaggcgccgacgGACGAAGTCTCCTTCGAAAAGGAACCAGGCCGGAACATTCAAAGCCGGCCCCTCACGCCGCTCcttgcgtctgtctcctcgacttccgccttcgcgtctgtctctgcggatCTTGCTGGATTCCGATTCGATGCCCCCACAGGCGTCAAAGTCGTAGGAAGTTTCCCCCTCGGACTCATGAGCAGCTTCGACAAAAATGTTGACGTCGCCGTCGAAATGCCCGCCCACATGTTCCAAAACAAAGATTACTTGAACTACag GTACCTTGCGAAGCGAAGCGCGTACGTCGAGCGTCTGTATCGCCATGTCcgggcgtctctctcagcgcatttcccctcgtctctctctcacaaGTCGACGGCGGCCTGTCCTGAGACCGCGCGTCGTGTCGGCCTCCTCGCGCCGTTCTCTGTGCCGCGTGTGGCGCTTCAGCTGTGGcagggagaggcggcgaagccCATTCTGGTCATTGgcttcgcctctcgaggctctCCTTCCACAGAAGACGCCAGTGCTCCTCAGACAccaaaacgcatgcagctgtcGCCCCCCGATCTGAGCGCGTGGACAGTGCGTCTGTTGTTCACGCCTGCGTCGCCGCTTTTCAAAGAGCACCTGCTCGCCCCGACGCGGAACTGCGTCCGAGCGCCcaccttctgtctccgcgacgAAGGCGTCTCCGCAGAGCAGGAGCAAAGCGAGGGCCTCCCGCCCACGCCGTACTACAACGGCCTGGTGTTGGAGgatctgcgcatgcaggtgcgacaaaaacgcatgcaccagTGCTGCCAGGAGTTCGGCGAGGCCTTCCGAGACGCCGTGCAAATCCTCAAAGTCTGGGCTAGCCGCGGCGGCCGGAGTCTGTTCGcgctgccgccttctcggaAAGGGGTCGCGGAAAGCGGCGAAAGAAGAGCCGTCCCTGCAACGG GTGTGGACGGCGCGACGTTGGCGATGCTTTGCGGGCATGTCTGTGCGTCCCATCGCGACGTagcgtcgtctgcgtctgctcacGACATTTTCGTTTTgactctttccttcctctcgactGCGGATTTCCTTAGTTCCTACTACGTCTTTGGCCACTCTCAGACCTTCCCTCGCGCCCGTCTCCAGGTTGCTCCTCGCTCCGATGGCCCAGccgttttgtctccctctgtctcctcctctgtctcctcctctgtctcctcaagCAAGGACGAAGGGACCTTGGGGCGCCTGAGCCTCGCGTCGGGCGTGGTGGCCGAGGCTCTGCTGTTTGACGGTGACGACTGCATCCACAACTTgctctggcgcatgcagctgcatATGGCtgagctgcagcagctcgcGAGGAGCAGCTTGCGGGCTGTGGAGTCCCTGAAGGATCCCTTCGACGCGTTGTTTGCCCCCGTGAGTGCCGCATGtgcagccgagagagagcgacggagtgaaggacaagaagcccatgcagagcagaaagaaagaggaacggcGGCGCCTACGGGGAAGGCCGACGCCGAGACGGTGCAGCTGGGCCTTCTGCTAGATAACGACTTTCATGTGAACCTCCCGCATATCCCGACGCCTGCCGACATTCGCGCCGCGCTTCACCCGGAGGCCTCAGTGCCTCTCCACGATTACTTCTCATACCGCGAGCGCCCTGAGCAGACTGTTGGGGGCGTGCCAGGCGACAAGGCGTCGTCCTCAGGGGTCTACGGCTTACCTGGCGAGGCCGCGGCCAAGGAAGTGAAACGCGACGCTGGAGTTTCGGAGAGAGACATTCTCCGGGCTCTTGACGAGGGCGCCAAGTGGGAATCGCCATCGCTTCGACTCCTCGCTGCGTCGCTGCTTCGCGTGCTGGTACGCGCGCTAGGCGACCGAGTCCAGAGCATTCAAATGCGGTTCACCTACCCGACGTTTACTGCGCTCCGTGAGGCctcgacgaggaaagaaggctcgaagaagaacggtGGTGTAGACACACTTGAGGCAACGGTCTTCGGAAATATGCCCTTCACCTGGCAAGACGGATTCGAAG ATGCATTGCTGGACAACAAAGTGACGCCTGGACTGCTTCTTTCCTTGAGGCTGAACGGCGCCTCTGCGACGAGGACGCTGGACCGCGGCCCGCCGGCTGCCGTCGCAGGAGGCGTGGACGAGGCTGTCGAGAGTTTCAA AGCCTTCTGGGGTGCAGGGAAAGTCGAGCTCCGGCGTTTCCAAGATGCTCAGATTCTGAACACGGTCTTATGGCGAGGCGCGGTCGTGTCTCCGGCGAGTCCCAGTCATTTTTTCTCGCGAACTGCTTGCGCTACGACTGAGGGTGGACTCTCGCCGCCTCACGTGGAGATCATCAGCTACGCTCTCCGTCGGCACTTTCCAactttgtttctgcttcgcggCGAGGGCGCAGGGCCTGGTgaagcggagacgcagaactcCGAAGCGCACGAGAAGCACGAGAGGCAtgcgaagaaggacggagGACATTCAGAAACGGTTCCTCGACCTCCAGTTCTTTGCTGGCTGCAGGGTTCGCCTCTCACCATTTCCGGAGGGGCGCCCGTGAAGGACCGCGAAGTTCACAAGGCTCTACTCCAG GCCTTCTCCGAGCTGAAAAACACAATCTGCTCTCTCAGTGGAGTCCCGTTAACAGTGAAGCAAGCGAGATCTACGAGTCCTGCTCTTCGTTACTTCGATTTGCCAGTGAACATCTCGCCTGTGCCTGCTTCAGCGGAGGCAGGGGCCGAGCACG GCATGCGCACCGTTCACCCAGTAGTTCTCGAATTCGAGAGTTCCTCAGGCTGGCCAGAAGACCCTCTCGCCATCCGAAAAATCAAaactgcgtttctccttgcAATGCA ATCCGAGCTTCTGTCTGACTATGGCATCAGCGGCACGGTCACGGAGGACTTCCTCGACGTCGAAGTGACGTCGTTTATCTTTCGGCTTTCGATTTTCCATCCTGCAGACGTTCTCGCAGCGGGTGCTGTGTATGCGGAGCCGACCAGTGAGCCGCTCGCGAGGCACCTGAAAGGACTGCCTGAGCGTCTGGTGGGCCTTGGCTCTCACGCGGGTGATTCTCTGAGAGCCGCGAACGGTTCTGCGCGGGGTTTGTGCAACGCAGATTCGCTCTCTGGAGAGCAAGAGGCGAGCGACAAGGACAACAAGGTCGCCGAAATCGTCTCACTTCTCACGgcggacgacgaagacggcagcgccgcgaggaagaacggtCTTGACTTTCTAGGTCTGGCCCTTCTTTCGGGGGTAGAGAGTGACGCTAAGAGACTCATGAAGCAAGAAATGCAGAGCCTTCAACAGCTGCGACACCTCTGGTGGGAGCCGCAAATCGCGGGCGTTTTGCAAGCATGCGCGATGCGCTTTCCGGCGTTCGGAG GCTCTGTGTGGCTGGTCTGGCGGTGGCTCGGCGAAATGCAACTCCCGGGTCTCTTCCGAGTTGCAGAGCACCTGACGGCGACAGTCTTCGTAGACCATCGGCGTCACGGCTTTGCTGCGCCCCCGCAATCCCCCCAGGTCGCCTTTTTGAG GTTCCTGCACCTCGTCGCCAATTTTGAGTGGCGTTCTCGACCTCTTCGTGTGTGCTTTGATGTTGACACCCCGTTGAACGCGGAGCAAGAAAGGCTCTCTGATGCCTCGTTTGATCG TTTTCGGCTATACCCGACAATCCACACCGTGTTCGATCCTCACGGGTTCCTCATCCCGACGCCAGAGCCCGCCACATTTGACCGATTCGTTCAGAATGCGCG ATCGGCGCTGCTGAAACTCAGTGGCACACTCAGTCGGCCGTCAACAACCGCCGATGTATGGAGAGAAGTTTTTACACCAGACTTGCGGTCATTCGACATTGTTCTTTCGCTTGTCGATCCTCTGAGGGCGCACGCAGGTGCGGCGAGCAAAAAGGTATCTCACAAGCGTTATGCAAATGTGGAGTCTATCCACACAACGGACAACGCGATGTCGCTATGCGGCCTCGAGATGCCCGCATGCAGACGGCGGTATCTTTTTCTCCGACTTATCAGCCAGCTTCGGGAAGCGTACTCTGATGCTCTTATTCTGGCTTACAATCCCGTGGCGGCGTCTTTAATGGCGGGGGGCATGCCGGCTTTTCTTGCTCTAAAAATCCGCCCGGGTCCTCTGATCATGCGCCGCGCGGATCCCGCAGTTCTGTTGCCTCTCTGTGGCATTCAGACGAATGATGGTGGCTCCGATAGCGAGGAAGAGCATACCGACGCCGAAGAGTGTGTGAAACGAAAGAATCCCAAGCAGAGCTGCTCTTTTGAACTGACTGTAAATCCAGTTCTACTGGTCAGCTCTCTGATGTCCATGGCTCACGGTCTAGTTGAGTCTGTGCACGTCCTGACTTGA